DNA sequence from the Dunckerocampus dactyliophorus isolate RoL2022-P2 chromosome 4, RoL_Ddac_1.1, whole genome shotgun sequence genome:
GATCATAAAAACAATTACGATCAAAATGTAATACTGGTGTCTGACACGGGCGGATACAGTAGGTTAATCTTTGATGATTTTAGGGTATTTTTTAGGGAATGGTTTTGTCATATTTGATTTGACTTCAGGGGCACTGGCCTACAAAATGTTATCATTGCATGAGAACATGAAATGTATCcgtatgtttacattttgttaaACTGAAACTGAAGCTCATAAGATTATCAAATtgcatattattattagctaATGACTAACCATGTTGACGTGGCGGTTGAAATGCTGATAGCCCACTAATTCcttacattacaatacattgcatCCTGTTGATTTTGTATGGTATGGGTATTGCAAACAATGTGTGTGGGCATGTAGACTGGCACACCAGGAGAGTGATTTTAAAGGGTCTTCTGGTGTTGATTCTGGATGCTGCAGTCCACTGAAACACATGATGGGTTGGGGAACAAGAGAGGGATGTTATTGAAAACATGTTCGCTGTGGAACCAACCACAGGACCTGTTAGCAGCCACATGGGTGAAAGTATGGCAACGGACACAGGACACAATGAATGGACAGACGAGATGGAGGAGAACTGTACAAGACAACTTTATATCAAGCTTGGATCATCACTTTGCTACAGACATGGGACGTGCAATGCATGATGAAAATTCTGACTAGCAAACAGCACTTAGATACTTTCCTAACTAACCGTCCACTATTTGTGGCATGGGTAAACATAATGAGTAAGACTTTAACCATATATGTCAAGGCATGTCTGTTGCACTTGAGAGTTGTATTTTTACTCAGATTTCAGTCTGcatacaacattttttgtaaagcTTCTCTGGTACAGAGAAATTCATGATATTACATGGGCTAAGCAACAATGCCTGTTTTTGCATTAAAAACCGTGGACTATActaaaacctccaaaaagtgccatcaaagctccatttacatcatgtgacctgcatattaacaaaGCTATAGAGACattgttaatattgttattaacattgttatgccaaaaaactacattactggcgtagtgacacctcgccacaccacaccgctcactatgcctcaggccactaccgaaaggtaacactacatattgaagttgccgccactgctgctgtgtttttgagttttggaaaagttaacacagGTGTAGGCAGTCGtttctatgtgaaatcaatgcacccaggaaggaagttctggaaatgcttaaaaatgaccaaaatactgtaagtattacatgttgtcatgaatgcGTTTGTTGGTgccatggtcacagcatgtacaagCCAAGAAAtgctgttggaggtttttggaggtgttttaatagcgggctttgtaggcggaagaggtgtgtcccattattgACTTGCCTCTTTGTAGCTGTTATATCttcagaatgcacagaaaagagaaagacgtgtgttaatGCCTCATTGTGGAGGTTGGGCTTTTTttcaagtgcagttttcctttaactacAATAattgaacataaaaaaacagtaagcaaaatatgtaaatgtatcCATATATAATTTATTAAGTAATTTTATATGAATTATTTATGAGGGAGTTAAGTTACTCATTGAGCCCTTCAGCAAATGCCTTGGAGTGACATTAAAAGCAGCTTCCGGTACACCCCTTCTAAATAAGGGCATAACTTGCCCTTAATTTTCTATTACCAAGGCCTTGTTGCTTTCAAGTCATATCCCGCGAcaaagacataataataataataataataataataataataataataataataataataataataatgataataataataacacataataaataataatgtaacaactTGAAAGCGAGGCTCCATTGTATCGTAGTTCATGCAGAATTAGTGTATTGTACTTTGGGGCAAcaacaaatatttacaaataaagttttgcGGAAAAAAAACGACCCCGACGCGTCATAGTGACGCATATTTTAGTGGCCAAGAGGAGGGTTGTTTGAAAGCTTATAACTTTTGTGAGGATATTAGATATTTGAAACTATTAAACTGAATGTGACGATATAAGTGAATGATAGGTGTAAATACGACACCTTAATTACAAACTAAGAAGTCTGCTGTAGACACgtaatacattttgcacaggCTAACGATAAAGGCGTAGAGTGATTGCTTGCTAGTCAGTTAGCCACTGCTACCTGATCGAAAGCTCCTGAAGGATGGCGAGCGTACATGAAAGTTTGTATTTTAACCCAATGATGACTAACGGTGTTGTTCACGCTAATGTGTTCGGTATCAAAGACTGGGTGACTCCGTATAAAATATCCGTACTGGCTTTGCTGTATGAGATGACGTCGTCGAAGATAACGCTACCGGAAAGGAGACGACTGAATAAGCTCATCTTGCCTTTGCAGCAGGTTGTCTTTTTATGTTGGCTCATTGCTCTCTGCACATATGAAAGTGCTTGTCTCATAAGACATGTCTTGTCACAATGGTGTGTTTCAGAGCTCAGACCTGTCTCTTGGCCAGTTCCTCAAGACTGTGGAGGAGTGTTGCCCTGAGACTGCATATGCCGTCAAAATCAGGTTTGCTAAAAATCCCCTTTACTGGCCCAGTTGAATGCAACTGCGATTCAAAGACACACCAGTGTATCCCACAGGACTGTGATCTATATATGGCGTTTGGTGAAGGGGGTGGCGTCATAGTCTACTTGTAATTTGCAACAGCCAGACATGAAGCTATTGACTTAAAGGTGtgggtttcattttgtgttgcggtgtgcatgcattttacaacacacacaggcaataaaaaaaaaacattcatgatgtttcctggtCTCCATGTAACTatgcgctgattttaaagataatgtagaCGTCACTGCATCTCATATCTTCCTATATTGATGAGCAGATGCAACAAGATGCTCACTCGGGTGCAGTTTGCTAAGCATTCGCAGTGGTATCTTTGccatgggaccaaaggctgcaCAGTAAAGACCATATTGCGTAAAGTAATTACATGATTGGGCAACTTTGCTGACATGCAACTTAAAtactccaaaccaaaatgccatctgctgggttgaatgtGTAATggtaatttaatttatattgaacatgcatacatgcattgGAATACAACACACATTACAGTTCACaatttcacatgtccaaaaaggagtagatagaagcaaagcttatgtaATCCTACCCCCGTCCGTTTCATGTCCGttactaatacatttgttcacttcttgTATTTAACAGTTCTGAAATAACATAAGAAAATTATGTGGCAGTTTAACaatgtacagtggaatctcTGCTAGCATGTGTTTTGGTTaactttgaaaatgtatgccacaattttgcctctgtttgcgtgCACACAATACACAAGTAGTgcacatcttgtcgtgttatttaatacactgcgtgagttcaACTGTATTcttaacatatatttttttatcagaaTATGTCCTTCTTTGTTAGCATCTTATTAAATAGCGAACCAAATGGCGATTGAAACCGGAAGTTACGTCACccttctatgatgtcatcagtgattgactttcaaaaatgttaatacatagcatgtttttattagttttataattatagttgtacGTCGtaaaacatttctaaatgcaTAAACATGTCGAATGAacgggctaaatgaacatttaacattacttttaccttcactgaagactatGTTcgcaaagacacaatgtgcaGCGAGATGCCACACGGACACCAGCTTCCAATTTTGtcatgaattatttcttgaattcagtagtttctcaccttctctatcaaaatgctgacacttgcaactttctttggctccattttggtttAAAGCATTGAGGTGACAAACACTTCAATTCAAGAAACTATctttctttgtgcctgttgtgtataaaatacaatctgatgtcaatttcagaccttttgcgcatcgtcattttgtgacatgataAAGTTTGTGACAACGACAATTagataatgaataaatgataatgCGAAATGTTTCTGCTGCCGTGATTCCCAAAGTATTAAGACCTCTTtgtgcacaaaacacattttgctggacccaaaacatgtacttgaccaaactccaacaaaacgttatacctcattaaacgtaaaccGCGTACTCCACAGACAATGTTGCTCATTGAATCAaagaagtgtatatgcaaatgagctgacgtctgcattgacacacaacgtgaacttcagagtatttccggaTTATTTCgcagttttttttgtcagcattcagacaataacgaaagtgacattGATTCAAAATAAGAACTAGTGGTTGATTGTGAATTTTATCTAAGTGCAGTTTCTGCTAAAAGACCAAGActtcaatttatttttattgggtttttctgactttttgtttgtttaatttattttatttaaaagctcttgacattccaattacaatgttaaatactcttgagaaattaaaatttgtttttgataaggtgtactcgcattattatgccatatcaTGGCAtacattcatgaaataaatagtCTCAAAACAATGTTGACATTTATATTGtgtatcggcaataatttgttggACAATTCAAAGGTCGACAAAATTTGATGAAGTTGCAGAAACAAGAATGAAAACAATGCTTTTTAGCTAGTTTGAGGgcactgatttaaaaaaaaaaaagacattgtaacaggtcacacttttttggaaatgtgattttattttttttttttactgttgcacGCTGAAATGCATAAATGAATGTGAAGCTCTAAAGGCAAAAGCAGGTACTAAGTGGTGGATATGGCATACATTGAGTACAGAGGAGGAAATAATATTACTTAgaactttattttattgtaacagCTTCCATCTTTTAGATTGACGGGAGTGTTCCGCATCCGAAGATTCACACATCAACAATCATCAGTAGTCTGCTATCATACTGACATTCCATCTTCCCTGATACCTTTTTTCCATCATTTTTATGTCTTGGTGAAATCTTGCCTTATGACAACTGCACTAAGACTGCCAAGAGAAGTGAAGCTCAACAAGATAGAATACCACTCCTGCTTCTACTGAAATGAACCAGTGAACCAATGCAAATTGAGCAAGAACCTGGCTTTCACAGCTGCAAATCGAGCCCACAGAAGGCAGATTAGAAATTGGTTTGCTTTGCGTTTTGTGTATGTTATATGGCATTTTTAAGCTTTTTAGGAGGAGTGAGCATGAGATTACCAAAAATTAAGGCTGATACGAAAAAACGGACATCAGAAAATTAGCCAAGGGGAGATAGTTTCTTCTTTGTTTCAAAATTGTGTAGACAAGtgttatcgtccagcaaaatttatcgtgacaggcccacTAGTAATAATATTGTTTCATAGGTACACTTGAGTCAATCAATACTGAGCGTTTACAGGCAAAATATGTTATACAATTTACATGTGCACATTTTGCTTTGATTTTGTACACTAAACCTTTGTGCATTAATTTCCTGCAAAGGCTTAATCAattgcagtggttctcaaacttacagtcgcgtaccttttcacacattttgaccTGTTGCTTGGAGCCCACAGTTGACGTACCTTTTCACACAGTCACGCTTTgatagtttcacatgagcactgctaagtagataagtaatcatgctacatatcttttattccagtctgatgctGGCATCCGATTTCTGTATGAATGGTTTGattttgagcttcacttttttggcCACTCATGATGGCTATGGTTTgcgtctgcatattaatttaataccaaattgaaggtgaaagattaacaatcatgataaagcagtgtccgaaatacaaaaatatatataacaaatgATAAAGCCTCCTTTTTGGGGCAATCCACACTCACAGTGTCAGGTTTTAGaacagggattggaacaccaatataaataaacTCAAGATGaaactcttaatgcacaaaataatcttcacacttatttgtttatataatgCGCACAGAGCAAttaacaacttcatgctgtctccTTTCTCATCCGTTCactgcactcgtaattgtgagcattaggcgctaattgtttttcatttttagtcaCGTCGACCCCATTACAATTGGTGTACTtctgggggtacgcgtaccccactttgggaacttaGGATCTATTGTATTCTGAATGATGCGGCTCCCTTCTTATCTTATAGCCGCTGAGAGGGTCGGAATGGGTCTTCGCTTTAACAGAGATGCTGCGAGACAGCATGCACTTGATTTGCGGTTGATTTATTATAACGCACAACTATCACAGCGAtcagacatggaataacataAAGAGACCAGGATGGCAAATTGATGATATGAATGTGGCAAGTCTGATGGCACAATATAGCATATAAAAGCTGTCAACAAAAATGCagcttcccagcctttcctctctcctcttccccGACACAGGTGAATTGTACGCCTTTTAGTACTTCATATACGCACACACCCACCTATGCCCATGTGACCGGTGCCCCTCTACAGTCGTGCAGACATACACACAGTGCTCCTCGCCAATCTACAACCTGTCTCCTACAGTTATTGACTGACCTGTGAGCCCTTTCCTACTCCATGAGCTgatgtattcatattttttccatttgtatCTAAAAATTGCATCGCTTCCTCTTATTGGTATtacagcaaaaatgtgtaaaattgagATTACGGTACTCTTACACAAATGTATGCCTTGTAAAGctactgttgtattttttttctttcaaaggCTCCACGAAATGGTAGATGGAGAGCTTAAAGACATGGAATACTTCTTTTCAACTCTTCCCACTCCTTTCACAGCTTTTGATTCAGAGGCATATAAAACCAGTGTTGTGGGTAGGTAGCAGTGCAAAGCCTTCAGAAAATCTGACTAggtgttaaaaatgttacagTTGAACCTATCAAGCTTACTTCTGTGCTCCTCCTGTGTTTTAGGTCTCTTTATGAGACACATGCTCCTGGCCTACAACAAGCTTTCCTTCAGTCAGgtgtacaagctgtacaagtccctgcagcattaTTACCACAGTCACTATTCCAAGCCCACTGAGGGCCAAGTGGGTTTGACGGCAGTGGCTGCAGATGACTGTGATATGGACCTCACCAGCACTGAGGATATTGTCGGTGACCGAACTGACAGGGAGGAGGGGGACGCCCCATTGGACGAAGCAGAAATTCGGTTTGTTTTGCCATTGTTCTATCAACCAACAAGCCTGTGTATTAtacttttaaaggaaaaccgcACTTGTTTTGGAAATTTGCCTATCATCCGctatccttatgtgagacattaacacacacgtctttctcttttctgtacattctaaagatataaaaacagctaaaaaaaaaaaaaaaaaagagcacagcTCAGTACTGCACGTAATGAGATCCACTTATgtcgcctacaaagaccgctattaaaaaacctccaacaaggttttatggttttatatacatgctgtgaccctGTAGTTACAGGTACAGTAATACTTAcaatattttgcatattttggccattttaagcattattgatttcacatagcaatataGAAACGAATGCCTTaatttttccaaactcagaaataaaaacagcagcggtGGTGTCAGCAGAAATATGTAtccttgcctttttttttgtagtggtctgaggcatagTGAGCGTGACGCTAATGAGGCTCGTCGCCAGCTGGTGTGTTCTGGCTAAGTATCAATGCGCCAGTAGCGTAGTTCGATTGGCGTAACAAcgttaataacaatgtcgctgtagctttgtACTATGCACGTcacatatgtaaatggagcgttgttggagctttttggaggctttttcagaaggctttataggcggaataagtggttCTTGTATGTGTAGTAATTAACGGCCtctctttttatgtttttacatctttagaacacgcagaaaagatacatgtgttcatgtctcacataaggattgtggatgatgggctaaattccaaaaaaagtggtTTTCCTTTAACTTTGGTTCCTTTCTGAATCATTTTCTATATCATTTTCATGTGCTGTTCATGGCCTGTAACATGGCAAAGAATTTAGCAGAATATACTACTGTTATGGGTTAAAAATTGTACTAATGGTTCATTATGATTGGGATGATCACTAAGCTGTATGACACTGAAATTCTGTTAAGGGACGAAAACACTCCAAGTAAAGGTCccctgtcacaaaagcaagcaGAGTACTTCCTAGCAAGACAGGTGAGTTCCAAACTCAACAATAGActatgtgcattgtgtttttaataTCAACACGCACGCGCCTCATGTACCGTATGTCCTCAGGCATACCTTCTGAAGAATGACGAAAACAAATCCCTGAAACCGGCTGTGCTGCAGGAGGAGCTTAACAACATGCTAAAGTTTAACCCAGACTTTGCTGAGGCGGTAAGAGCTCTTAAACTTCATCCAGATCTTGGAAAATTTCACATTTGTTGCTTACTCTTTCCTCAGCATTACTTGAACTATCTGAACAGCATCAGAGTGCAGGACATCTTCCTCTCTGCTCATAGTCTGTTACATTATTTTGATCGCCTCATCTTGTCTGGGAATGAGGGGAAGAGCAACGGAGATGAAGGTTACGGCAGAAGTCTCCGCTATGCTGCTCTCAACTTAGCCAGCCTTCATTGTCGCTTTGGACACTAGTGAGTACAGCAGCAGATTCGCTAGACAGGACCTGGCTGTAATGATGGCTTAATCTCTAAAACTACTCTCTGCTTTCTGTGCACTAGTCTGCAGGCTGATCTAGCACTGCAGGAGGCGATCCGCATCGCCCAGGAATCCAATGATCATGTCTGCTTGCAGCATTGTTTGGTAAAAACAAATTGCACAACCTCGCATCTGTGTACAATTATGGATCTTGAGCATTTCCCTCTCATGATCTTCTTTTATCCTGCATCAGAGTTGGCTCTACACACTGGAACAGATGAAAGGATCAGATACCACTGTGTTAACGTTGGATTCTGTCAAAATGGCTGCTCATTTCTGCTTGCCGGTGAGTGCAACATGACCTGAAATAACAAAGCCATGATAATGAAAAGTTAGTGGCAGGGGTCTGTTAGTTTTATTTAGCACTAGAGATCGACCAATATGGGTTTTTCAGGACCGATACCGATTATTAGTAGTTAAGGAGGCCAATAACCGATACTTggatattcatttgcagtaaaaatgttaaaaaattgtcgtaaaaatgttgaataatacaaacacttAACTTTAAGTGGCTCAAGCATGTATATTTaaccaaacaaatagaaaaataactCCAGAAGAGCATGGCGTTCCTAGACTCAGAAGCATCTCTAAGAAgttgaataaaaacttaaatagCTCCCTGAAATGATTCCACAgtaacattttatatataacttatcttgttttaagttcaaacacaacaaaatgtacGGGGAGTTAACAAGCTCAGCAGCAACTCTTGGAAAGTTAGATAAAAACATGCATAATAGCTCCTTGAATTTTTTCAGCCTCCATCTTGGCGTCcttccctgcaacaaaacaagactgaaCTGAACTTCTTATAGTCTCTCAtaaccacacacacaggcttctaCAATTACGGACTGTTTCCACATTGATATTACCAACAGTATTGTTTCAAGTGATTCACAGACATATCGGGGGAGTACTGTGAGCTAGCAAAGCTGCCACTTgtgtttactccgctcttaaCGTTACGTTATTGTACTGTAGTAGTCGTGAGCTGTagtttttcatgtgactttcacacaaacacacactattctCCACATCACATTCTTcccattgctaatacatagACTGTTGAGCCTTTAGAGCAAGACCAGCGAGCTAATGTTATGGTACGCTAACCAGCCGCCTCCTTGGCATTCTTCCCTCCAATAAATCAAGTGAATTGAGTTTTTTACGCGCTCTCTCTcaatcacacacatgcttttaTTATCACGGACTGTTTGACTGTCGATATTATCAGCTGCCTTTTTTCAAGTAATTCACAGACATGTCGGGAGGTACAACGAGCTAGCAGAGCTGCCGCTAATGTTTATGCCGCTCTTACGttattctgctgctcactgtaacgtttgtagtagttgtgagatgtagagtactggggtgtttatttacctTGACACGTGTTTGCTCTCAGAATGTTCTCCACACAAGAAAACTTCCCTCtcagctatgtgtgtgtgtgtgtgaggacagcGTCAGCATCAGATTGGCTCTGCCACTAATGTGTGCTGTGGCTagtttaaccaatcagatggcgCCGCGGGTGGAGCAATGCTGGAGACAGAAGTCACAGCCGGCAGTAGAGAGAGGCGCGGCTGCATCTGAGTCAAAATAACCCAGTTTTAAATTTCTTGATATCGGCCCGTCGGATTTAAATAAAGGTCGATGCCGATATACGTCAAAATTCCAAACATCGGCCCCACTGTCAAATGAGTCCATCAAACTGATTTGGATATGGTCATCTCAATATTTAGTACAATAGCAGACTGAAATGAGTCAATGCCAGTAAGACAATGTTCTTGTATTCCTGTACAGTGTCTCCCACATACGTAACTGCAATTTGTTTGTGGAAGTTGCTGGGGGGGTGGAGCGTCGCTGTCATCACTAATTTGCAGAATTGGCCATGAAGCTGCTTTATGCACTGAGGCGTGTTAATAAGCAGAGTTATGATCCATTccaccatctactgtacggagttgtaacAGTGCTACATTCACAGACCGTCCCATGATCATGTGTTTATGAGCTAGAATTAATCAAATCTACTCGTGAccgtccaaatttatttgtggcagggcGCCACTGCTGTATAATTACCGTAGATAATTTATTGAATTTGTTTTCTCAGTAGTCCCTACAAGGTAATTTTGAGTGCGTATTACATCATCTGgctttctcctgtgtgtgtgtgtttgtcataaATGTTGTCGTAAATCATTTCTACAAGCCTTTATTTGAGCATGCGTTAATTTAATGCGCTGGGCACCTGCCATGTTTATGCTTTTCTAAATCAGCATGGTTAAACCTGTTACATGACTGCCCCggtggtgtagtggttcacGTGGATTCCTTTGATGCAGGTTGCGCAGGTTTGATTCACCGCTCTAAGAATCCAGATCTGTGGTGGAATCCCATGTACCCACTCTCTTATAAGACAATTTTATTGCAGAGGCAGTGTCTTTAATTTGTCAGACAATCATGTTCCTCCTTCAGTCAACACAAGAAGACTGTCCACAGTGCGACTGATTGGCTCCTCTCTCTGCTACAGTACCTGGCTTCTCTGCGCATCCAGTCTTTGGTCCAGCAGAGGACGACACAGGGTAAAACTGCAATGGATGTGCTGAAGGACGCAGACATCCTGCATTGGAAGCATAGCTTGTCGGAGCTGATCGAGATCAGCTTGGCTCAGACGACGTCCATATGGAAGATGTATGGCAAGAGGTCAGTCTCTTCATCTCACCTGACCTCACAAAGTTGTAAACTCCGCTCTGTACTAGGGATGTTATGATATGAACATTTCATATCACGATTGGTGTGACTAAAATGATCACTGTTGTTATGACCACGGTATTGTTGAATGtgctcaaaatgtttaaaaagtactGATACACAAACTGAAGTTTGTGTAGGTTTGTGTTTGTGAACAAAAGTTGtatgttaaagaaaaaacccacaaataacacacacaatataCTTTAATTGGCCAAGCCCAACATTGCAAACTGCGCATGCGTGCTCTTTTGAGTGCTTGCCGCTTATAGGGCTATGTGAtcgcgcaatgcattgtgggccgtgAGGGCAAGAGCGGTTTTATGATAATTTTAATTTGAAACGATAATACTAACCATCTGGCGTTTTCATTACATCCCTACTCAATACTAACGATAGTGCATGACATGCAAACACGCCGCCTACACATGCATGAAAAGTTTAATTAATTTAGCTAGGTAGAACTTGGGTGATCATCTTGTGTACACTCAAACTGGAtaatctatttataaaattaattattcCCCTCCCAATGTTTTCATGTGTCATCCGTATGCAGCACCATGGCTCTGCAGCAGGCCCAGCTGCTTCTCCACATGAGCAGCCTAGAGCCGGTCAATTACGGGGTCCAGCAGAACAACACAGAGGCCTTCGCTGTGGCTCTCTGCCATCTGGCAGAGTTGCATGCTGAGCAGGTAACACTTTGGATTTAATTTTGTGTGCCTGATTTATGCCCTGCTGTTACATCACTGATATGCATGGAGAGAAGGTAATAACACAGATGAGCGATCCTCAGAGGTTCTTGTATTCATATACCTTTGCTTGTGTTTACAGGGCCTGTATGGTGCTGTTGCAGACATCCTACAGCATCTTAAAGATCAGTTTCCTGCTCATACACAACATGCCAAGGTATGTtctaactcaggggtgtccaaacattttccaccgagggttgcacactgaaaaatcaaaggatatataaaaagtaggggtgtcacaagatctcacaagattaaaacctgtcaaaatttctcattcagaaaaaaaactgtgtcgtgggcactaggcctgggatgataataaataaacaaattaatgacacaaTAGATGAAAATTAActgaataattttgccggcctcaatatatttccATGTGCATGGGTGTctattttcctcatctcccaccTCCAAAGAGGTAGGAGAGGGTCCACTCTCTACACTGGTTTCAGCAACCTTgacacatttgttccatagaacaatggcatgaatggagtgagcccttttgttagtcatactagggatgtgaacgataaaccgatgcgaccggatattcGGTTTGAGCAGGGAACGATTACGATAGTAATGAAGATTGTAATGAAGGATTGTCACGCATGCGCCATAACTTTCCATGGCTAAAGACGAGAATGCTAACGCGCCGGCTAGCTAGCAGCGTAACCTAACCTGTCTGACGGGGGTCTAATCCCGCCAAAGTTTGGAATGTTTTTGGATTAATTTTAAGAA
Encoded proteins:
- the anapc5 gene encoding anaphase-promoting complex subunit 5 isoform X1; translated protein: MASVHESLYFNPMMTNGVVHANVFGIKDWVTPYKISVLALLYEMTSSKITLPERRRLNKLILPLQQSSDLSLGQFLKTVEECCPETAYAVKIRLHEMVDGELKDMEYFFSTLPTPFTAFDSEAYKTSVVGLFMRHMLLAYNKLSFSQVYKLYKSLQHYYHSHYSKPTEGQVGLTAVAADDCDMDLTSTEDIVGDRTDREEGDAPLDEAEIRDENTPSKGPLSQKQAEYFLARQAYLLKNDENKSLKPAVLQEELNNMLKFNPDFAEAHYLNYLNSIRVQDIFLSAHSLLHYFDRLILSGNEGKSNGDEGYGRSLRYAALNLASLHCRFGHYLQADLALQEAIRIAQESNDHVCLQHCLSWLYTLEQMKGSDTTVLTLDSVKMAAHFCLPYLASLRIQSLVQQRTTQGKTAMDVLKDADILHWKHSLSELIEISLAQTTSIWKMYGKSTMALQQAQLLLHMSSLEPVNYGVQQNNTEAFAVALCHLAELHAEQGLYGAVADILQHLKDQFPAHTQHAKLWMLSDLKIQFERHMIEGKYNLAEQLVPSISALNKTEGLYREVCVLKVLNRTTEAYSVLQRLQVHCEKNKCTETVIRVLLSTAELHWQSSGFSTALPLLFQALALARQHHLQSLASETLLHLAFTQLMLGVPEQALLVLHEAIEPVLAHGAIVDKGRALLLAARCQMAVAGFRPKRQGQAADLRVAVSAVDMLIEAAVYFSKINCKERLLDVHFLQAHLYHSLGQMSQRNKSAMLFRLLDQELRSPAPSLSMRL
- the anapc5 gene encoding anaphase-promoting complex subunit 5 isoform X2, producing MASVHESLYFNPMMTNGVVHANVFGIKDWVTPYKISVLALLYEMTSSKITLPERRRLNKLILPLQQSSDLSLGQFLKTVEECCPETAYAVKIRLHEMVDGELKDMEYFFSTLPTPFTAFDSEAYKTSVVGLFMRHMLLAYNKLSFSQVYKLYKSLQHYYHSHYSKPTEGQVGLTAVAADDCDMDLTSTEDIVGDRTDREEGDAPLDEAEIRDENTPSKGPLSQKQAEYFLARQAYLLKNDENKSLKPAVLQEELNNMLKFNPDFAEAHYLNYLNSIRVQDIFLSAHSLLHYFDRLILSGNEGKSNGDEGYGRSLRYAALNLASLHCRFGHYLQADLALQEAIRIAQESNDHVCLQHCLSWLYTLEQMKGSDTTVLTLDSVKMAAHFCLPYLASLRIQSLVQQRTTQGKTAMDVLKDADILHWKHSLSELIEISLAQTTSIWKMYGKSTMALQQAQLLLHMSSLEPVNYGVQQNNTEAFAVALCHLAELHAEQGLYGAVADILQHLKDQFPAHTQHAKLWMLSDLKIQFERHMIEGKYNLAEQLVPSISALNKTEGLYREVCVLKVLNRTTEAYSVLQRLQVHCEKNKCTETVIRVLLSTAELHWQSSGFSTALPLLFQALALARQHHLQSLASETLLHLAFTQLMLGVPEQALLVLHEAIEPVLAHGAIVDKGRALLLAARCQMAVAGFRPKRQGQADLRVAVSAVDMLIEAAVYFSKINCKERLLDVHFLQAHLYHSLGQMSQRNKSAMLFRLLDQELRSPAPSLSMRL